A DNA window from Theobroma cacao cultivar B97-61/B2 chromosome 5, Criollo_cocoa_genome_V2, whole genome shotgun sequence contains the following coding sequences:
- the LOC18598330 gene encoding uncharacterized protein LOC18598330 yields the protein MKVITFVTSTLKYFLQNMESPIRLHLPITHRLIVKLKYPTEKSREFWRRLCVHEENTSPRGWMIALWAYRTVYKTLIEMSPYKLVFEKACHFPVELKHNAYCVIKKLKFDLHVTGEKCLLQFIELDEFHLQAYENAKLYKERTKRWHEKKIIEHHFE from the coding sequence ATGAAGGTTATTACTTTTGTAACAAGCACTTTGAAGTACTTCTTGCAAAATATGGAGTCACCTATAAGGTTGCACTTGCCTATCACCCATAGACTAATAGTCAAGCTGAAGTATCCAACAGAGAAATCaagagaattttggagaagatTGTGTGTCCATGAAGAAAATACTAGTCCAAGAGGTTGGATGATTGCATTGTGGGCATATAGGACTGTTTACAAAACTCTGATAGAGATGTCTCCTTACAAATTGGTTTTTGAGAAAGCATGCCATTTTCCAGTTGAATTAAAGCACAATGCATATTGTGTTATCAAGAAACTGAAATTTGATCTCCATGTAACAGGAGAGAAGTGTCTTTTGCAATTTATTGAGTTAGATGAATTCCATCTTCAAGCTTATGAGAATGCCAAGCTTTACAAAGAGAGGACTAAAAGATGGCATGAAAAGAAGATCATTGAGCACCATTTTGAGTAA